TCCTCATCGCGTCCGAGCCTGCTTTTGGTAAGGGCTCTAGATGCGTAGACTTCCGCGTCTTCGGGATCAAGGAGCAGCGCCTCATCAAAATCGGCAATTGCTTCTTCGTACCGATCGAGGCCGAATTTCGTTCTGCCCCTGTCAAGATGCACAAACGGGGATCCGGGGTCAAGGAGCAGCACCTCGTCAAAATCCTCGATGGCTTCCTCGTAACGCTCGAGACCGTCTTTTAGGAGTGCCCGGCCGTGGTAGGCGACCGGGTTTTGCGGATCAAGTCTCACGGCCCTGTCAAAATCCTCGAGTGCGTCCTCGTCGGGACCGAGGCACCTTTTGACGGTTCCGCGCCCCAGAAACGCAAGATCGTTTTCAGGGTCAAGGAGTATTACCCTGTCAAAATCCTCAAAGGCTTCTTCGTAACACCCCATTTCCGAGTTGATTATCGCCTGGTCATACAGGGCGTCAGAATTCTCAGGCTCAGCCCTGATTGTCTCGTTAAGTATCAAGAGAGCTTTTGCGTGGTACTCAGGGTCTGTTTCTTCAAGCAGGTCGATATCTTTGATGTCGGGATTTCGGGGCGACTCTTCGGCTGTCTGCTCCCGGCTGACTGATGATCCTGCCGGCTTTTTCCCGGCGGGGTTATTCTTTTTCCCCCGGTTTTTTCTCTTTGAGGATTTTTTCTTCATTTCCGCCTCCTTCTGCCAAGAGATGCAGTGCATGCCAGTATCCATGACAGGCATACGGTGTCAAGACGCATATTTCCGGCTGTGTTGCCTTTGTGACGTTAAGCGTCTGCCCCTCGCACATAAGCCCCTTGTTCCGGCCGGGGGAATACGGGCTTGTGCATTCGCGGGGCGTATTTGAATATCCGTCTTACTTCTCCGCCTGTTTTTCCCTGCGGGTTCGTAAAAACAGCAGATCCTTTGCGGCCAGCACCGCGCCCCCGGTAATCAGGACGCAGGCGCAAGCGACGCGCCAGTCGGCCTGGCCGGCACCTGAAGCGACAAGTATCAGGGTTGAGAGCAGCGGAGCGGCGTAGCTTGCGGTGCCAAGCACCTTTATATCCCCGTGTTTTACGCCGAAGTCCCAAGCATAAAAGGCGGCACCCACCGGCAACAGGCCGAGACCGGCGACGGCGAGCCATTGGCCGGTCCCCTGCGGCCAGACAGTCTGTTCAAGCCCCAGATGGCAGATGAGCGAAAAAACGGCCGTTGCGGCGCAGAATCCGGTGACGGCATCGGTCGGAACCGCGCCGAAGCGCCGTGACAGAAGCGAGTAGGCGGCCCAGGTAAAGGCGGAAAGAAGTGCCGCTCCATAGCCGAGGGCAAAGCTGCCATCAAAGGAAAGGCCGTTTTTCGAGACGATAAGCGCTGTCCCAGCAAGACCCGCGAGGGCGCCTGTTACGTGGTGCCAGCCGATCCGCTCTCCGGGAAGAAGCGCTGAGCCGACGACGATCAGCAGGGGCCAGAGGTAGCCGATCAGGCTCGCTTCGACGGCCGGCGCGTTGCGAAGCGCGGTGAAGTAGAAAAAATGATAGCCGAACAGTCCTCCGACGCCGAGACACCATACGCGCAGGGGCTGGCGCAGGTTTCGAAAACCCGACGGCTTCCCGGCAAGCGAGACCAGTCCGATGGAAGCGGCTACCGAAAAACACATCGCGGCAAGCTGAAAGGGCGGCACTTCTCCTGACAAGGCCGTAAGCAGGGCCAGAAGCGACCACATAATGATTGCGCTTAATCCGATCAGCGTTGCCTGCATCAGATACTCTCTTTCATTATCGAATGTAAACCTGAATGTGAGCGGAAACTGCCTTGATTCCGATAACCCGGTTTCGGCGTGGAACTGTCTGACTTGATCAATTCAGCTCAGTGCGTCAACCAGTTTTGCTTCGGCACATCCGCCTGATACTGTTCCGACCGCAACCGCTGATTTCCGCGACAGGGTTTTTCTCAGTTGTTGGGGCAATGGCATTCTATAACGTTCCCGCTTGTGTCCGTGACCTTGGTTGTGCAGTTTACCGGGCAGTCCTCATCCAGATCGCAGCCTGCAATCTGCAGGAAAAAGAAAATGCCCAGAATCACGAGGGCCGTCAGGGCAAATCTATTTTTGTCCTTATTCTTTTCTGTTTTCATGGCGTCCCCGTCTCTTCGTTTTTCATTTACCGCTTCTTCATACACCATAAGGCCCTGCTCCGCAAATCCCCGGTTGCTGCTTGATTCGGCGGTACTGGCTAATGGAGCATATTTCGGTGCGAAACCTCAAGTAGAAAGCTGGTTGCGCTTGCGAGATCATCGGTCGCTTCTTCTTTTCTGTAGATGAATTCTATGGCCGCTCCCCTGATTTCGCTGGCAAGCGTGGTTTCCGGGTCAAGATGCACTGCCAGATCGAGGTTTGCCATGGCCTTTGTGTACATCCCGGGACCCAACTGTGCCTGCAACTTAACCAAGTGTTCTGAAATACACAACAGACGTGAACGAATCGGGTAATCTGTT
This Candidatus Dadabacteria bacterium DNA region includes the following protein-coding sequences:
- a CDS encoding tetratricopeptide repeat protein, which produces MKKKSSKRKNRGKKNNPAGKKPAGSSVSREQTAEESPRNPDIKDIDLLEETDPEYHAKALLILNETIRAEPENSDALYDQAIINSEMGCYEEAFEDFDRVILLDPENDLAFLGRGTVKRCLGPDEDALEDFDRAVRLDPQNPVAYHGRALLKDGLERYEEAIEDFDEVLLLDPGSPFVHLDRGRTKFGLDRYEEAIADFDEALLLDPEDAEVYASRALTKSRLGRDE
- a CDS encoding EamA family transporter, whose product is MQATLIGLSAIIMWSLLALLTALSGEVPPFQLAAMCFSVAASIGLVSLAGKPSGFRNLRQPLRVWCLGVGGLFGYHFFYFTALRNAPAVEASLIGYLWPLLIVVGSALLPGERIGWHHVTGALAGLAGTALIVSKNGLSFDGSFALGYGAALLSAFTWAAYSLLSRRFGAVPTDAVTGFCAATAVFSLICHLGLEQTVWPQGTGQWLAVAGLGLLPVGAAFYAWDFGVKHGDIKVLGTASYAAPLLSTLILVASGAGQADWRVACACVLITGGAVLAAKDLLFLRTRREKQAEK